TGATAAGGATCTTAGATTGAAAGTTGTTAAAAAAGTTTGGGCTGATGTTATCCGTATATTCTAATAATTAAGAGATAATTACTTAAATAATATGTCTTCCTAATTTAATTGGTGAAGCCGGAATCAAAAGTCAACTATAATCCATCTTCCTCCTTATAATAGAAACACAAGAGACGGCCTTTCTTCTCCGTGTCTCTCAACCCTGTCAACATGTCAGGAACTCTAACTTGCTCTGCTGCCGACCTCTCCGCCCTGCTCGGTCCCAACGCCACCGCAGCGGCGGAATACATCTGCGGCCAACTAGGCACCGCTAACAACAGATTCACCGATGCAACCTTTGCCATAGACAACACCTACCTTCTCTTCTCTGCTTACCTCGTCTTCTCCATGCAGCTCGGCTTCGCTATGCTCTGTGCTGGCTCCGTTAGAGCCAAGAACACGATGAACATCATGCTCACCAATGTCCTTGACGCTGCCGCAGGAGGACTCTTCTACTATCTTTTCGGTTACGCCTTTGCCTTTGGAGGATCGTCCGAAGGATTCATCGGGAGACACAACTTTGCTCTTAAAGACTTTCCAACTCTCACCTCCGACTACTCTTTCTTCCTTTACCAGTGGGCATTCGCAATAGCAGCAGCTGGAATCACCAGTGGTTCCATCGCCGAGAGGACTCAGTTTGTGGCTTACTTGATATACTCTTCTTTCTTAACCGGGTTTGTTTATCCGGTCGTCTCTCATTGGTTCTGGTCACCAGACGGATGGGCTAGTCCGTTCCGTCCGTCTGGAGACCGTTTGTTTGGCACCGGAGCCATAGATTTTGCTGGCTCCGGTGTCGTTCACATGGTTGGTGGCATAGCGGGATTAATGGGTGCTCTTATCGAAGGTCCTAGACGTGGACGGTTCGAGAAAAGTGGTCGTGCTATTGCTCTACGTGGCCACTCTGCTTCGCTTGTTGTCTTGGGGACGTTTCTCCTTTGGTTCGGTTGGTATGGTTTCAACCCTGGTTCCTTCGCCAAGATCCTCGTTCCTTATGAGTCTGGTTCGAGCTACGGTCAATGGAGCGCAATAGGCAGGACGGCGGTTACAACCACGCTTGCTGGATCCACGGCGGCTCTAACCACACTCTTTGGAAAACGTCTCCTATCTGGCCATTGGAACGTAACTGACGTGTGCAACGGGCTGCTTGGTGGGTTCGCAGCCATAACTGGAGGTTGCTCTGTGGTAGAGCCGTGGGCTGCGATCGTATGTGGTTTTGTGGCTGCCCTCGTCCTCATCGGATGCAACAAGCTTGCGGAGATGGTACAATACGATGATCCCCTCGAGGCGGCTCAACTACATGGAGGATGCGGCGCGTGGGGGCTAATATTCGTGGGACTTTTTGCAAAGGAGAAGTATCTTAACGAGGTTTATGGTGCGGCACCTGGAAGGCCATACGGACTGTTTATGGGCGGAGGAGGGAAGCTGTTGGGAGCACAGTTAGTTCAAATACTTGTGATCGCAGGATGGGTTAGTGCTACCATGGGAACACTTTTCTTCATTCTCAAGAAGCTTGATCTGCTTAGGATCTCGGAGAAGGATGAGATGGCCGGTATGGATATGACACGTCACGGTGGTTTTGCTTATATGTACTATGATAATGACGACGAGTCTTCAAGAGCCACTCAGCTCCAAAGAGTTGAACCTTGATCTTCTTTACCCTCGCTCGGCTTACTCATTCTCGCTTTAATTTTCAAGCTTCTCACAATTTATATCTTTTTAGTATTTATGGGGTTATTTTTCTATGGTTTCAAATGCAAACTGTTTTGATATCGTGTGATCTATCTCTGTGTTATGTGTGTTTCAAGCGAGacagttgacaaaaattacatgtCATATATAGTTTCTGAAATTTGAAAATCGTTTTCCTTTAATAACATAGTTGCATTGCATGTCTACCATTCTCGTACAAGGTCATATTAAAGAAATTTGTGTAAGTTGATGTACCTATAAATATAGAGTTTGGTTGATTTTAGATAGAATCGTGTTTTTCGAGATGAGTCGGCGATCAAAATCTTCACTATCCCTTCCTTTCAATGGTTTGTAAGACTTTGCTTAATAGATCGATCCCCACACCTGATTTTCTCATCACTCCTTGGAAGGATTTTTAAGAGGCAAAGTTCTCTCGAGACAGAAATGAATTTTTATGTTAGATGTATGAAAACAAGATACACCGATCAATATTCGAGCTTTCTTCCaaatagaaaaataacaaatatatgtaGTACTTCTATCGCAGAGCtgggaacttttttttttgtcatcataaaaaatatatatatatatatgttaaatttccattattttatcatttttctcaaataaataaataaataaataggcAGTATGGATGAATTCCGtgtagaaaaagaaaagattgtttgacaaaaaaaaaagaacaaacctTACTTTCCCTCTCTAGAATGAACTTTAGATTCACCCACAACctaagttttgttttaaaaaaaaagaatttttttttgcagttttcctttctttttttttgtatcaacTAAATGGAAAGAGTTTCCCTTTACATAAACATTAAATACCCCATAAAAAAACTGTATTCGCCATTCAGCATTCACCATTCATCATTGAGCGGCGGCAATGAATATGTCACAACTTCCACGGGATTTGGTAGAGGAAGAGATATTCTATCGCGTTCCGGCCACGTCTCTAAAGACGGTTATGAAGTAC
This sequence is a window from Raphanus sativus cultivar WK10039 unplaced genomic scaffold, ASM80110v3 Scaffold1100, whole genome shotgun sequence. Protein-coding genes within it:
- the LOC108809838 gene encoding ammonium transporter 1 member 3-like, whose amino-acid sequence is MSGTLTCSAADLSALLGPNATAAAEYICGQLGTANNRFTDATFAIDNTYLLFSAYLVFSMQLGFAMLCAGSVRAKNTMNIMLTNVLDAAAGGLFYYLFGYAFAFGGSSEGFIGRHNFALKDFPTLTSDYSFFLYQWAFAIAAAGITSGSIAERTQFVAYLIYSSFLTGFVYPVVSHWFWSPDGWASPFRPSGDRLFGTGAIDFAGSGVVHMVGGIAGLMGALIEGPRRGRFEKSGRAIALRGHSASLVVLGTFLLWFGWYGFNPGSFAKILVPYESGSSYGQWSAIGRTAVTTTLAGSTAALTTLFGKRLLSGHWNVTDVCNGLLGGFAAITGGCSVVEPWAAIVCGFVAALVLIGCNKLAEMVQYDDPLEAAQLHGGCGAWGLIFVGLFAKEKYLNEVYGAAPGRPYGLFMGGGGKLLGAQLVQILVIAGWVSATMGTLFFILKKLDLLRISEKDEMAGMDMTRHGGFAYMYYDNDDESSRATQLQRVEP